One genomic segment of Oncorhynchus mykiss isolate Arlee chromosome 10, USDA_OmykA_1.1, whole genome shotgun sequence includes these proteins:
- the LOC110533900 gene encoding protocadherin gamma-C5 isoform X2, whose product MKKLSLKDSTCLSDWRGLMQWLLCFCLSWNTTGAEIRYTVPEELSLGSVVGNIAKDLGLEVSEIFFREMRIASVAGKQYFSVDLGKGELVVSDRIDRESLCGQSASCLLPLEVIIENPLQLHRVEVNIQDINDNAPHFQSSERTLKIAESTAPGKRFSLESAQDPDVGDNSLKSYTLSKNEHFSLEIKDQDDGRKVPELCLEKALDRENKARHQLLLTALDGGSPVRSGTSQIIIIVLDNNDNNPIFKHPLCKVSLNENTPQGTSFLKVEANDLDDGPNGEIEYSFGDHTAQSVKSLFEIDPKTGEIYLKGTLDYESTPSYRIEIIAKDKGIPEMEGQCNVQIDVIDVNDNSPQISLTSKPSPVRENAPKGTVVALISARDPDSGDNGKVTLQIQPSYPFTLEPSISSHYALVTNGVLDRETFPEYSIEITATDAGSPPLTSKKTIPVRILDVNDNPPRFPDTAYTVYVNENNTPGYIICSVSALDMDIGDNAKISYSILDSKVQDVSVSSYIYINSDNGSIYSMHSFDYEKLKVFQIQVQAKDHGSPSLSSNVTVHVFILDQNDNVPAVIYPSAVMGSVSHQKMPRSAKAGHLTTKISAVDADSGHNAWISYRLVEATDSSLFSVNLYTGEVRTKRAVSEQDDSSQRLLIEIQDNGEPVQSATVTVNILLEDGLHEPISDFRQKTAEPSKINSTITFYLIISLASVSVLSLLTFLILVVKCVRNSRSSSSCCIRRADSDGYKNPNRNLQLQLNTDGPIKYVEVLGGDMLSQSQSFRSCLSPVSEFSDFTLVKPSSTTDFQDMINVLDASLPDSAWTFESQQQKPPNNDWRFTQQGQRPGPSGQYRLVPHYSTQRSNNTGTTDRQNNGTYRYSTSTQQRWTPYGKARAGPHPEGAGGAIVGTGPWPNPPTEAEQLQALMAAANEVSEATATLGPRYNAQFPMQHVPDYRQNVYIPGSTATLTANPQQMMPQPALQGPPQAMPQVDVPNAAQTPASKKKSTKKDKK is encoded by the exons ATGAAGAAATTGAGCTTGAAGGATAGCACGTGCCTCAGTGATTGGAGAGGACTAATGCAATGGctgttgtgtttctgtttgtcTTGGAATACAACAGGAGCCGAGATTCGTTATACAGTTCCAGAGGAACTGAGCTTGGGATCCGTGGTTGGAAATATAGCAAAAGATCTGGGTTTGGAAGTATCAGAGATTTTTTTTCGTGAAATGAGGATAGCGTCTGTGGCTGGTAAACAGTATTTCAGTGTGGATTTAGGTAAGGGCGAGCTAGTTGTCAGCGATAGAATTGACAGAGAAAGTCTGTGCGGACAAAGCGCCAGTTGCCTCTTGCCATTAGAAGTCATCATTGAGAACCCTCTGCAGCTTCACAGAGTGGAAGTTAACATCCAGGATATAAATGATAATGCTCCTCATTTTCAATCATCTGAGCGCACATTgaaaatagcagaatccactgcCCCAGGTAAGCGATTTTCTTTGGAGAGCGCGCAGGATCCTGACGTTGGCGataattcattaaaatcctacacTCTCAGCAAAAACGAACATTTCAGCTTGGAAATAAAGGATCAAGATGACGGAAGAAAAGTTCCGGAATTATGTCTGGAGAAAGCTTTGGACCGAGAGAATAAGGCTCGACATCAGCTGTTGTTAACCGCCCTTGATGGTGGCTCTCCAGTTAGATCTGGGACCTCACAGATTATAATTATTGTCTTAGATAACAACGATAACAACCCCATATTCAAACATCCGTTATGCAAAGTATCTCTAAACGAAAACACTCCACAGGGCACGTCGTTCCTAAAGGTCGAGGCAAACGATTTGGACGATGGCCCAAATGGAGAGATCGAATACTCTTTTGGTGACCATACTGCACAGTCTGTAAAGTCTTTGTTTGAAATTGATCCAAAAACGGGGGAAATATATTTGAAGGGTACGCTGGATTACGAGAGCACTCCCTCGTACCGAATCGAAATTATTGCTAAAGACAAAGGCATTCCTGAGATGGAAGGACAGTGCAACGTTCAGATTGATGTCATAGATGTCAATGATAACTCTCCCCAAATTAGCCTCACATCTAAACCAAGCCCAGTGCGCGAGAACGCACCCAAAGGGACTGTAGTGGCTTTGATTAGTGCACGGGACCCTGACTCTGGAGACAATGGAAAGGTGACACTACAAATCCAACCAAGCTATCCTTTTACATTGGAACCTTCCATCTCCAGTCATTACGCACTAGTCACCAATGGTGTTCTGGACCGTGAGACGTTCCCAGAGTATAGCATAGAGATAACGGCTACTGATGCGGGCTCCCCTCCTCTCACCAGCAAGAAAACCATCCCAGTCCGTATTCTGGATGTAAATGACAATCCACCTAGGTTTCCAGACACTGCGTACACTGTGTACGTAAATGAGAATAACACACCTGGTTATATTATATGCTCCGTGTCCGCATTGGATATGGATATTGGAGATAACGCCAAGATCTCCTATTCTATATTAGACTCTAAAGTACAAGACGTGTCTGTCTCCTCCTATATTTACATAAACTCAGATAACGGCAGCATCTACAGCATGCACTCGTTTGACTATGAGAAACTGAAGGTGTTTCAGATACAGGTGCAGGCAAAGGACCACGGCTCTCCGTCTCTGAGCAGCAACGTCACGGTTCATGTTTTTATACTGGACCAGAACGACAATGTACCCGCTGTTATTTACCCTTCCGCTGTCATGGGCTCGGTCTCCCATCAGAAGATGCCCCGGTCCGCTAAAGCAGGCCACCTGACCACTAAGATATCGGCAGTGGACGCAGACTCGGGTCATAACGCCTGGATTTCCTATAGGCTGGTGGAGGCCACAGACTCGTCTCTGTTCAGTGTGAATCTTTACACAGGGGAGGTGAGGACTAAACGCGCTGTTTCAGAGCAGGATGACTCCTCTCAGAGGCTGCTTATAGAGATACAGGACAATGGGGAGCCGGTCCAGTCCGCCACAGTCACAGTCAACATACTGTTAGAGGATGGGCTCCACGAGCCCATCTCGGACTTCCGCCAGAAAACAGCCGAGCCCAGCAAGATAAACAGTACAATCACCTTTTATTTGATCATCTCTCTGGCCTCTGTGTCCGTTTTGTCTTTGTTGACTTTCCTCATCTTAGTGGTGAAATGCGTTAGAAACAGTAGGAGCAGCTCGAGTTGCTGTATCAGACGGGCTGACTCTGACGGATACAAGAATCCCAACAGAAACCTGCAGCTCCAGCTCAACACTGACGGCCCTATTAagtatgtggaggtcctgggaggGGACATGTTGTCTCAGAGCCAGTCCTTCAGGTCGTGTCTCTCTCCAGTGTCCGAGTTCAGTGATTTCACCCTCGTTAAACCCAGCAGCACCACTGACTTTCAGGACATGATAAACGTGCTTGATGCATCATTACCTGACAGCGCGTGGACGTTCGAGAGCCAACAG cAAAAACCACCCAACAATGACTGGCGCTTTACCCAGCAGGGACAGAGACCCGGACCCAGTGG ACAGTACAGATTGGTTCCCCACTACTCTACGCAAAGATCCAATAACACTGGCACTACTGACCGGCAAAATAATGG CACGTACAGGTACAGCACCAGCACCCAGCAGAGATGGACACCATACGGCAAGGCGAG agctGGCCCCCATCCTGAGGGGGCAGGTGGTGCTATAGTTGGAACAGGACCCTGGCCCAACCCCCCCACTGAGGCTGAACAGCTCCAGGCTCTGATGGCTGCTGCCAACG aggtgaGCGAGGCGACGGCGACCCTTGGACCCCGCTACAACGCCCAGTTCCCCATGCAGCATGTGCCCGACTACCGCCAGAACGTCTACATCCCCGGCAGCACGGCCACCCTGACGGCCAACCCCCAGCAGATGATGCCCCAGCCGGCCCTGCAGGGCCCGCCACAGGCCATGCCCCAGGTCGATGTCCCCAACGCTGCCCAGACCCCCGCCAGCAAGAAGAAGTCCACCAAGAAGGACAAGAAGTAA
- the LOC110533900 gene encoding protocadherin gamma-C5 isoform X19 → MKKLSLKDSTCLSDWRGLMQWLLCFCLSWNTTGAEIRYTVPEELSLGSVVGNIAKDLGLEVSEIFFREMRIASVAGKQYFSVDLGKGELVVSDRIDRESLCGQSASCLLPLEVIIENPLQLHRVEVNIQDINDNAPHFQSSERTLKIAESTAPGKRFSLESAQDPDVGDNSLKSYTLSKNEHFSLEIKDQDDGRKVPELCLEKALDRENKARHQLLLTALDGGSPVRSGTSQIIIIVLDNNDNNPIFKHPLCKVSLNENTPQGTSFLKVEANDLDDGPNGEIEYSFGDHTAQSVKSLFEIDPKTGEIYLKGTLDYESTPSYRIEIIAKDKGIPEMEGQCNVQIDVIDVNDNSPQISLTSKPSPVRENAPKGTVVALISARDPDSGDNGKVTLQIQPSYPFTLEPSISSHYALVTNGVLDRETFPEYSIEITATDAGSPPLTSKKTIPVRILDVNDNPPRFPDTAYTVYVNENNTPGYIICSVSALDMDIGDNAKISYSILDSKVQDVSVSSYIYINSDNGSIYSMHSFDYEKLKVFQIQVQAKDHGSPSLSSNVTVHVFILDQNDNVPAVIYPSAVMGSVSHQKMPRSAKAGHLTTKISAVDADSGHNAWISYRLVEATDSSLFSVNLYTGEVRTKRAVSEQDDSSQRLLIEIQDNGEPVQSATVTVNILLEDGLHEPISDFRQKTAEPSKINSTITFYLIISLASVSVLSLLTFLILVVKCVRNSRSSSSCCIRRADSDGYKNPNRNLQLQLNTDGPIKYVEVLGGDMLSQSQSFRSCLSPVSEFSDFTLVKPSSTTDFQDMINVLDASLPDSAWTFESQQQKPPNNDWRFTQQGQRPGPSGTYRYSTSTQQRWTPYGKARAGPHPEGAGGAIVGTGPWPNPPTEAEQLQALMAAANEVSEATATLGPRYNAQFPMQHVPDYRQNVYIPGSTATLTANPQQMMPQPALQGPPQAMPQVDVPNAAQTPASKKKSTKKDKK, encoded by the exons ATGAAGAAATTGAGCTTGAAGGATAGCACGTGCCTCAGTGATTGGAGAGGACTAATGCAATGGctgttgtgtttctgtttgtcTTGGAATACAACAGGAGCCGAGATTCGTTATACAGTTCCAGAGGAACTGAGCTTGGGATCCGTGGTTGGAAATATAGCAAAAGATCTGGGTTTGGAAGTATCAGAGATTTTTTTTCGTGAAATGAGGATAGCGTCTGTGGCTGGTAAACAGTATTTCAGTGTGGATTTAGGTAAGGGCGAGCTAGTTGTCAGCGATAGAATTGACAGAGAAAGTCTGTGCGGACAAAGCGCCAGTTGCCTCTTGCCATTAGAAGTCATCATTGAGAACCCTCTGCAGCTTCACAGAGTGGAAGTTAACATCCAGGATATAAATGATAATGCTCCTCATTTTCAATCATCTGAGCGCACATTgaaaatagcagaatccactgcCCCAGGTAAGCGATTTTCTTTGGAGAGCGCGCAGGATCCTGACGTTGGCGataattcattaaaatcctacacTCTCAGCAAAAACGAACATTTCAGCTTGGAAATAAAGGATCAAGATGACGGAAGAAAAGTTCCGGAATTATGTCTGGAGAAAGCTTTGGACCGAGAGAATAAGGCTCGACATCAGCTGTTGTTAACCGCCCTTGATGGTGGCTCTCCAGTTAGATCTGGGACCTCACAGATTATAATTATTGTCTTAGATAACAACGATAACAACCCCATATTCAAACATCCGTTATGCAAAGTATCTCTAAACGAAAACACTCCACAGGGCACGTCGTTCCTAAAGGTCGAGGCAAACGATTTGGACGATGGCCCAAATGGAGAGATCGAATACTCTTTTGGTGACCATACTGCACAGTCTGTAAAGTCTTTGTTTGAAATTGATCCAAAAACGGGGGAAATATATTTGAAGGGTACGCTGGATTACGAGAGCACTCCCTCGTACCGAATCGAAATTATTGCTAAAGACAAAGGCATTCCTGAGATGGAAGGACAGTGCAACGTTCAGATTGATGTCATAGATGTCAATGATAACTCTCCCCAAATTAGCCTCACATCTAAACCAAGCCCAGTGCGCGAGAACGCACCCAAAGGGACTGTAGTGGCTTTGATTAGTGCACGGGACCCTGACTCTGGAGACAATGGAAAGGTGACACTACAAATCCAACCAAGCTATCCTTTTACATTGGAACCTTCCATCTCCAGTCATTACGCACTAGTCACCAATGGTGTTCTGGACCGTGAGACGTTCCCAGAGTATAGCATAGAGATAACGGCTACTGATGCGGGCTCCCCTCCTCTCACCAGCAAGAAAACCATCCCAGTCCGTATTCTGGATGTAAATGACAATCCACCTAGGTTTCCAGACACTGCGTACACTGTGTACGTAAATGAGAATAACACACCTGGTTATATTATATGCTCCGTGTCCGCATTGGATATGGATATTGGAGATAACGCCAAGATCTCCTATTCTATATTAGACTCTAAAGTACAAGACGTGTCTGTCTCCTCCTATATTTACATAAACTCAGATAACGGCAGCATCTACAGCATGCACTCGTTTGACTATGAGAAACTGAAGGTGTTTCAGATACAGGTGCAGGCAAAGGACCACGGCTCTCCGTCTCTGAGCAGCAACGTCACGGTTCATGTTTTTATACTGGACCAGAACGACAATGTACCCGCTGTTATTTACCCTTCCGCTGTCATGGGCTCGGTCTCCCATCAGAAGATGCCCCGGTCCGCTAAAGCAGGCCACCTGACCACTAAGATATCGGCAGTGGACGCAGACTCGGGTCATAACGCCTGGATTTCCTATAGGCTGGTGGAGGCCACAGACTCGTCTCTGTTCAGTGTGAATCTTTACACAGGGGAGGTGAGGACTAAACGCGCTGTTTCAGAGCAGGATGACTCCTCTCAGAGGCTGCTTATAGAGATACAGGACAATGGGGAGCCGGTCCAGTCCGCCACAGTCACAGTCAACATACTGTTAGAGGATGGGCTCCACGAGCCCATCTCGGACTTCCGCCAGAAAACAGCCGAGCCCAGCAAGATAAACAGTACAATCACCTTTTATTTGATCATCTCTCTGGCCTCTGTGTCCGTTTTGTCTTTGTTGACTTTCCTCATCTTAGTGGTGAAATGCGTTAGAAACAGTAGGAGCAGCTCGAGTTGCTGTATCAGACGGGCTGACTCTGACGGATACAAGAATCCCAACAGAAACCTGCAGCTCCAGCTCAACACTGACGGCCCTATTAagtatgtggaggtcctgggaggGGACATGTTGTCTCAGAGCCAGTCCTTCAGGTCGTGTCTCTCTCCAGTGTCCGAGTTCAGTGATTTCACCCTCGTTAAACCCAGCAGCACCACTGACTTTCAGGACATGATAAACGTGCTTGATGCATCATTACCTGACAGCGCGTGGACGTTCGAGAGCCAACAG cAAAAACCACCCAACAATGACTGGCGCTTTACCCAGCAGGGACAGAGACCCGGACCCAGTGG CACGTACAGGTACAGCACCAGCACCCAGCAGAGATGGACACCATACGGCAAGGCGAG agctGGCCCCCATCCTGAGGGGGCAGGTGGTGCTATAGTTGGAACAGGACCCTGGCCCAACCCCCCCACTGAGGCTGAACAGCTCCAGGCTCTGATGGCTGCTGCCAACG aggtgaGCGAGGCGACGGCGACCCTTGGACCCCGCTACAACGCCCAGTTCCCCATGCAGCATGTGCCCGACTACCGCCAGAACGTCTACATCCCCGGCAGCACGGCCACCCTGACGGCCAACCCCCAGCAGATGATGCCCCAGCCGGCCCTGCAGGGCCCGCCACAGGCCATGCCCCAGGTCGATGTCCCCAACGCTGCCCAGACCCCCGCCAGCAAGAAGAAGTCCACCAAGAAGGACAAGAAGTAA
- the LOC110533900 gene encoding protocadherin gamma-C5 isoform X28, with protein MKKLSLKDSTCLSDWRGLMQWLLCFCLSWNTTGAEIRYTVPEELSLGSVVGNIAKDLGLEVSEIFFREMRIASVAGKQYFSVDLGKGELVVSDRIDRESLCGQSASCLLPLEVIIENPLQLHRVEVNIQDINDNAPHFQSSERTLKIAESTAPGKRFSLESAQDPDVGDNSLKSYTLSKNEHFSLEIKDQDDGRKVPELCLEKALDRENKARHQLLLTALDGGSPVRSGTSQIIIIVLDNNDNNPIFKHPLCKVSLNENTPQGTSFLKVEANDLDDGPNGEIEYSFGDHTAQSVKSLFEIDPKTGEIYLKGTLDYESTPSYRIEIIAKDKGIPEMEGQCNVQIDVIDVNDNSPQISLTSKPSPVRENAPKGTVVALISARDPDSGDNGKVTLQIQPSYPFTLEPSISSHYALVTNGVLDRETFPEYSIEITATDAGSPPLTSKKTIPVRILDVNDNPPRFPDTAYTVYVNENNTPGYIICSVSALDMDIGDNAKISYSILDSKVQDVSVSSYIYINSDNGSIYSMHSFDYEKLKVFQIQVQAKDHGSPSLSSNVTVHVFILDQNDNVPAVIYPSAVMGSVSHQKMPRSAKAGHLTTKISAVDADSGHNAWISYRLVEATDSSLFSVNLYTGEVRTKRAVSEQDDSSQRLLIEIQDNGEPVQSATVTVNILLEDGLHEPISDFRQKTAEPSKINSTITFYLIISLASVSVLSLLTFLILVVKCVRNSRSSSSCCIRRADSDGYKNPNRNLQLQLNTDGPIKYVEVLGGDMLSQSQSFRSCLSPVSEFSDFTLVKPSSTTDFQDMINVLDASLPDSAWTFESQQQKPPNNDWRFTQQGQRPGPSGAGPHPEGAGGAIVGTGPWPNPPTEAEQLQALMAAANEVSEATATLGPRYNAQFPMQHVPDYRQNVYIPGSTATLTANPQQMMPQPALQGPPQAMPQVDVPNAAQTPASKKKSTKKDKK; from the exons ATGAAGAAATTGAGCTTGAAGGATAGCACGTGCCTCAGTGATTGGAGAGGACTAATGCAATGGctgttgtgtttctgtttgtcTTGGAATACAACAGGAGCCGAGATTCGTTATACAGTTCCAGAGGAACTGAGCTTGGGATCCGTGGTTGGAAATATAGCAAAAGATCTGGGTTTGGAAGTATCAGAGATTTTTTTTCGTGAAATGAGGATAGCGTCTGTGGCTGGTAAACAGTATTTCAGTGTGGATTTAGGTAAGGGCGAGCTAGTTGTCAGCGATAGAATTGACAGAGAAAGTCTGTGCGGACAAAGCGCCAGTTGCCTCTTGCCATTAGAAGTCATCATTGAGAACCCTCTGCAGCTTCACAGAGTGGAAGTTAACATCCAGGATATAAATGATAATGCTCCTCATTTTCAATCATCTGAGCGCACATTgaaaatagcagaatccactgcCCCAGGTAAGCGATTTTCTTTGGAGAGCGCGCAGGATCCTGACGTTGGCGataattcattaaaatcctacacTCTCAGCAAAAACGAACATTTCAGCTTGGAAATAAAGGATCAAGATGACGGAAGAAAAGTTCCGGAATTATGTCTGGAGAAAGCTTTGGACCGAGAGAATAAGGCTCGACATCAGCTGTTGTTAACCGCCCTTGATGGTGGCTCTCCAGTTAGATCTGGGACCTCACAGATTATAATTATTGTCTTAGATAACAACGATAACAACCCCATATTCAAACATCCGTTATGCAAAGTATCTCTAAACGAAAACACTCCACAGGGCACGTCGTTCCTAAAGGTCGAGGCAAACGATTTGGACGATGGCCCAAATGGAGAGATCGAATACTCTTTTGGTGACCATACTGCACAGTCTGTAAAGTCTTTGTTTGAAATTGATCCAAAAACGGGGGAAATATATTTGAAGGGTACGCTGGATTACGAGAGCACTCCCTCGTACCGAATCGAAATTATTGCTAAAGACAAAGGCATTCCTGAGATGGAAGGACAGTGCAACGTTCAGATTGATGTCATAGATGTCAATGATAACTCTCCCCAAATTAGCCTCACATCTAAACCAAGCCCAGTGCGCGAGAACGCACCCAAAGGGACTGTAGTGGCTTTGATTAGTGCACGGGACCCTGACTCTGGAGACAATGGAAAGGTGACACTACAAATCCAACCAAGCTATCCTTTTACATTGGAACCTTCCATCTCCAGTCATTACGCACTAGTCACCAATGGTGTTCTGGACCGTGAGACGTTCCCAGAGTATAGCATAGAGATAACGGCTACTGATGCGGGCTCCCCTCCTCTCACCAGCAAGAAAACCATCCCAGTCCGTATTCTGGATGTAAATGACAATCCACCTAGGTTTCCAGACACTGCGTACACTGTGTACGTAAATGAGAATAACACACCTGGTTATATTATATGCTCCGTGTCCGCATTGGATATGGATATTGGAGATAACGCCAAGATCTCCTATTCTATATTAGACTCTAAAGTACAAGACGTGTCTGTCTCCTCCTATATTTACATAAACTCAGATAACGGCAGCATCTACAGCATGCACTCGTTTGACTATGAGAAACTGAAGGTGTTTCAGATACAGGTGCAGGCAAAGGACCACGGCTCTCCGTCTCTGAGCAGCAACGTCACGGTTCATGTTTTTATACTGGACCAGAACGACAATGTACCCGCTGTTATTTACCCTTCCGCTGTCATGGGCTCGGTCTCCCATCAGAAGATGCCCCGGTCCGCTAAAGCAGGCCACCTGACCACTAAGATATCGGCAGTGGACGCAGACTCGGGTCATAACGCCTGGATTTCCTATAGGCTGGTGGAGGCCACAGACTCGTCTCTGTTCAGTGTGAATCTTTACACAGGGGAGGTGAGGACTAAACGCGCTGTTTCAGAGCAGGATGACTCCTCTCAGAGGCTGCTTATAGAGATACAGGACAATGGGGAGCCGGTCCAGTCCGCCACAGTCACAGTCAACATACTGTTAGAGGATGGGCTCCACGAGCCCATCTCGGACTTCCGCCAGAAAACAGCCGAGCCCAGCAAGATAAACAGTACAATCACCTTTTATTTGATCATCTCTCTGGCCTCTGTGTCCGTTTTGTCTTTGTTGACTTTCCTCATCTTAGTGGTGAAATGCGTTAGAAACAGTAGGAGCAGCTCGAGTTGCTGTATCAGACGGGCTGACTCTGACGGATACAAGAATCCCAACAGAAACCTGCAGCTCCAGCTCAACACTGACGGCCCTATTAagtatgtggaggtcctgggaggGGACATGTTGTCTCAGAGCCAGTCCTTCAGGTCGTGTCTCTCTCCAGTGTCCGAGTTCAGTGATTTCACCCTCGTTAAACCCAGCAGCACCACTGACTTTCAGGACATGATAAACGTGCTTGATGCATCATTACCTGACAGCGCGTGGACGTTCGAGAGCCAACAG cAAAAACCACCCAACAATGACTGGCGCTTTACCCAGCAGGGACAGAGACCCGGACCCAGTGG agctGGCCCCCATCCTGAGGGGGCAGGTGGTGCTATAGTTGGAACAGGACCCTGGCCCAACCCCCCCACTGAGGCTGAACAGCTCCAGGCTCTGATGGCTGCTGCCAACG aggtgaGCGAGGCGACGGCGACCCTTGGACCCCGCTACAACGCCCAGTTCCCCATGCAGCATGTGCCCGACTACCGCCAGAACGTCTACATCCCCGGCAGCACGGCCACCCTGACGGCCAACCCCCAGCAGATGATGCCCCAGCCGGCCCTGCAGGGCCCGCCACAGGCCATGCCCCAGGTCGATGTCCCCAACGCTGCCCAGACCCCCGCCAGCAAGAAGAAGTCCACCAAGAAGGACAAGAAGTAA